The nucleotide window TATAGAATTATTATCGTTTAACAACTAATTAAGCGCTATATGTTTGGTAAAGGTATTAAAAATTATTCAGGGTATTTTAATAAATTTAAAATAATATATAAAATTTTATGGTTTTTTATATATAGACGTATTTAATTGCATTTAAATTTACTAAATAAGAAAAACAAACATAGACTACTATTTTAGTAATACAGAATTGTGTTATATAGTAATTTTTTAAAAAAATAATTTATTTATTTTGATAAAGTTTTCATTTTTTTAAATAAAACATTTATTTTTTAAATAATTATGCAATTAGTTGTAAAAGATTGAAAAATTTTTCTCAATTAAAAGAATATGTATTCTATGTAATTTAGGAAAAATATAATAGAAAATTTTTTTTATTTGAAACAAATGTTATTGGTTTTTTTTATCAAGAATAAAATATAGATGTTAATTATATATTTTTATTTTAGTACATTTTAATATTTATTAATGTAATTAAACATATTTGTTATAGATTGCTATATTATTATTTTTTTAAATAATCAAAGTTTAATTTATAAATTTATAGTGGTAATAATTTAAATAGATATAAATATGAATTTATTTTATTTCAATATTAAAAATAGTATTTACTTGTTTTTTACTTTCAAATATATATATAAAAAATAATTTTTAGTTAATTTTTAACGTTAAAAGAATAGAAAAAATATTTTCGATTAACATTTAATGAATATTAAAAAACAAGTTTTATATACAAGATATATTTGATCTAAAATTCATATATGTATCTTGCTTTAATTATTTAAAATAATTAGAAATGAGATTTTATTTATGTAATAGATCAATTAATTTAATAAGTTAAGAAATTTATATTTTATTCTATACTGTTATTTTTTTTATAATATAAAATAGATAAAAAATATTACTGTTGTTAATACATAAATTATATTGAAATTTTTTAATAAAAAAAAATTAGATTATAGAAATATCAAATGTATTTAAGTAACATATTGTAAAATAGAAACCAATTGATTCTAAAATTTTATAATATGGTTGTTACGAATCTTACGGATCATATATTTAGTTAATTCTGTATTTAAAGTTTTAATAAAATTTTTTTTTATTTTTAAAATAGCATATATATTACAGTTGTTTTTATTAAAAACATGTGTAATGATTTCAAATATTAAATGTATAAAAAAAATTTATATGAAATTTAATAAAATTTAACAAATCAAGTATATAAGTTTAAGTTAATGTTGATTTAATTCATAATGACCCATACAGGATTTTCTCCAGCATAACTCCTTATTATAGGAAAAAGTTCACCATTATCTTTAGAAATTTTGTATATTGTAATAAAATTTGATTTTTCTCCTACAACAGATAGCAAATTTTTTTCTTTATCAATAAAAAATGTACGAGGTTGTTTTTCTACAAAATAACGTTTTTTAAAAAAAATTTTAAAATTATTTTGATTAATTTCAAATAATGTTATTATACTATTATTTCTTTCTGACGCGTATAAATATTTTCCGCATGGTGATATGTGAATATCGGCAGCCCAATAACATATAGAATTGTTATATTCTTTGGGAAGTAAATTTATTTTTTGTACATTATTTATACCAAATTTATTATTTGTTATTTTCCATACATTTATTGTGCCATTTAATTCATTAATAGAAAAAATAAAACTTTTATTTGGATGAAACGCAAGATGGCGTGGTCCAGATTTTTTTTCAACTAAAAATTGTAATCTTTCAAAATGTTTTTTATTGTTTATAGAGTTAAAAATATAAATAGAATCTGATTTCAATGCAGTTGCAATTATACTGTTCTTTAAGTGATAAAATTTAGAACAGTGGCAACCATTAACATTTTTAAACGTATTTAAAATAGTTATAGGAATTCCGTTTTCATTTAATTTTACAATGATTAATAATGATCCATGATATGAACTACATACTAATAAATTATTTTCTTTATTTATATCAATATAATTTAAAGGTACTGGTAATGCGAAAGTAGATATTTCCTCTATTTTTCCATTATTTAAAATTTTATAAGTTGTTATATTGTAATTAGGTCTTATTCCAACATATATTAATTTGTATTTTTTACTTAAAGATATAGGTTGTGCTTGACCTTTAGTATACATTTCTTGAACTACTGTTATATTTTTTTTAAAAAATTTTAAAATTTTAATTGAGTTATCTCCAGGACTAGAGATATATATATATTTATCCATTAATTTTCTCTCGTTTTAATAATACAAGTCATATATAATTTTTTTAAATTAAAGTAAATAAGAAAGCATGCATAAAAAACATGTTTTTAATACGAATTTTATTTATATAGAAATTATATGTACTTTTAACATAAAAATATATGTCAATTTTATAGAATTTAAAATATTGGTGTTTTATTTAATAATTTTTATTTTTACATATATTTATATATAAATTATTTAAAAAATATATATTTTTTTTTTATTATTATTTACAGAGTAAAATTATATATTTAAATAGGTTAGATGTTTTTAAAATCATGGTTTTTAAAAAATAATAGATATTAGAAAACATAAAATTTGTATATAAAAATACTTTATAAAAGATATTCTTATATTTGTTACTGCTTTAAAAGCTAAGTAATTTATAGTTATGAATAAATTAAAAAAATATAGTTTTGTTAAAATAGATAATTAAATAAATTTAAAATTATAGTAGTTTAATGTTTTTTATTAAATATTGATAAACTATTATTAGTGGATTACAGTATATTGTAAAACAATAGTATTTGATTTAAGCTGATATTAGCAATATGTAATCTATTTTTAGTATAGATAAATGTTATAGAATAGGAAGATAATGAAAGAAAAAATTATTATTTTAGATACAACTCTTCGTGATGGAGAACAATCTTTAAAGTCAAGTATGAGTATAGAAGAAAAATTAAAAATAGCTTTATCTTTAGAAGACTTAGGAGTAGATTTTATAGAAGCAGGATTTCCAGTGTCTTCTCCAGGAGATTTTAAAGCAGTTCAAACAATTTCTAATATTATAAAAAATAGTAGAATATGTAGCTTAGCTAGATGTATCGATAAAGATATTGATGTAGCAGCAGAAGCGATGAATAAATCAAAACAATTTAGAATTCATGTATTCCTAGGAACGTCTAACTTGCATATAACTTCTAAATTGCAAAAAACTTTTAATGAAATTATAGAAATGGCTGTTAAAGGAATAAAAAGAGCTAAACGGTACACAGATGATGTTGAATTTTCATGTGAAGATGCTGGACGTACTTCTATTCAAAATCTTTGTAGAATTATAGAAGCTGTTATAGATGCTGGTGCTACAACAATTAATATTCCTGATACAGTTGGATTCACTATTCCTAGTGAATATAAAAAAATTATTTCACAAGTTTGCAATCAGGTTCATAATATAGGTAAAGCAATTATTTCTGTTCATTGTCATGATGATTTAGGAATGGCTACTGGTAATTCTATTTCTGCATTAGAAGCAGGAGCTAGACAAATAGAAGGAACAATTAATGGAATAGGAGAAAGAGCAGGGAATACTGCATTAGAAGAAGTTATTTTGGCAATTAAAATCAAAGAAAAATTATTAAATTTGTATACTAGTATTAAAATTTCAAACATTTATGATACGAGTAAAATTGTCAGTTCGACATGTGATATTTTAATACCTGAAAATAAAGCAATTGTTGGAAATAATGCTTTTTCTCATTCTTCAGGTATACATCAGGATGGAATATTAAAAAATCGAAAAAATTATGAAATAATTTTTCCTGAAGATATTGGTTTTAAAGCTAAACAGTTACATTTAACATCACGTTCTGGTAGAGCTGCAATAAAATTTTATATGGATAACATGGGTTATAAAGAAGCAGATTATAATCTAAATGTATTATATAAAAAATTTTTGAAGTTATCTGACAAAATTGGACAAGTATTTGATTATCATTTAGAGATATTATCTTTTTTAGATGATAAATATAAGTTAACCTCATTTTTTTTAAAATCGTTAAAAGTAGAACTTTATTCTAGTAATAGTTACATGGTTTTTATAGAATTATTATACGGAAAAAATATATTAAAAGGACAATCATTATCAAAAAGTAATAATTTAGTAAATTCTATAACAGAAGTTATTATTAACATAACTAATGTGCCAATTATTTTAAATAATTATAAATTTGTAGTTCAAATGCAGAATAAAAAAGAAATTGGAATGATAAGTATGTCAGTTTTATATAAAAAAAGAATATTTTATTCAAAAACTTCTTCTATAAGTTTTTCAAAAGCAATTGTCAAATCATTAGTAATAATATTAAATGATATTGAAAAATACAATAGAGCAATGTTATTAGCTAAAAGTTAACAAATAAATATATGTTAGTTAAACAAAAAAAAAATAGTTTTTGATTTTATAAATAATTGAATTAAAAAAAAATTAATTTATTGATTATAAGAATAAAATTTAAATTTTTTATAAATTAATATAGGTTTTTTATTTAAATATTTTAATCTTTCTATATTAGATTAAAAAATATAAGTAAATTAATTTTTTACAAACAAAAATTAGTTTTATAAATGTTTTGCTTATTTTTTTTAAGGATAATTCAACTATATAATAGTATGTACTTATTATATTAAAGAAAATTACTTTTTTTTAAATTTATTGTAGTAATTTTTAATTATATAGCATAACAGGTTTAACTAACAAATCTATATTTTTATTTTACGAAATAACAGAATGTATTTATATATTTTATAAGGATAGAATATCTATCTATATATACTGTAGAAAAGTATAATAATGTGAAATTATATATATTTTAAATATGTAAATTACTAATAAAATTAGTATATTAGACATATAATATTGATATTTGTTTGTTTATATATATATACAATATATTGTAAAAAATATCTAATACTTTAAAAAATTAAAAAAAAATAAGAGTTGTTTTATGAAAAAAGAGATTAAATTAACAATATTACCTGGTGATGGGATAGGACCTGAGGTAATGGAGCAAGGTTACAAAATTTTAAAAGTGTTAAAAAAAAAATTTAAATTAAATATTTCGCATTGTGAATGTGATATTGGTGGAATAGCAATTGATAAGTATGGAGTATCTTTACCTAAATGTACAATAGATTCTTGTTCTGAATCTGATGCAGTCTTATTGGGATCGATAGGAGGTCCAAAATGGGATAATCTTCCCAGTCATTTACGTCCAGAAAAAAGTGCTCTTCTTGCGTTAAGAAAACATTTTAATTTATTTTCGAATATTAGACCAGCAAAAATATATCCTGAATTGCATTGTTTATCTCCTCTTCGTTATGATATCAGTAAAATAGGGTTTGATATATTATATGTAAGGGAGTTAACAGGTGGAATATATTTTGGAAAACCACGAGGAAATAGTGGTTGTGGATTAATGGAACATTCTTTTGATACAGAGATATATTACAAATTTGAAATAGAAAGAATTGCAAAAATAGCTTTTCAGTTAGCTAGATTAAGAAAAAAAAGAGTTACTTCTGTAGATAAAGCTAATGTACTAAACAGCTCTATATTATGGAGAAAAACTGTTCATAGTATATCAAAAAGTTATCCTGATATTTCATTAAATCATTTATACGTAGACAACGCTGCTATGCAAATTATAAAAAATCCATCCCAGTTCGATGTGATATTATCGTCTAATTTATTTGGTGATATATTATCAGATGAATGTGCTGCTATTATTGGATCAATAGGAATGCTGCCTTCAGCTAGTTTTAATGAAAAAGAATTTGGAATTTATGAACCTTCAGGAGGATCTGCTCCTGATATTGCTGGAAAAAATATTGCTAATCCTATAGCGCAAATTTTATGTATATCTATGTTTTTACATTATACAATGAAATTACCTAAATTATCTTATTTACTAGAAAAGTCGGTTCGTGAAGCTTTGAGAATTGGGTATAGGACAAAAGATATTAGTGATAGTAAAAAATACATTAGCACTGATGAATTTGGTAGTCAAGTAGCTAAATTATTATCTTTAAGGGCGTAAAATTATGGGAAAAACGATATACGAAAAGATATATAATTCACATATTATATTTCAAGATGAAAATACTATACCTATTATATACATTGATTTACATTTATTACATGAAGTAACATCTCCTCAGGCTTTTCTTTCTTTAATAGATAAAAATCGTAATGTTAGGTGTCCAGAAAAAAATTTTGCTACAATGGATCATAATGTTCCAACACATAGTAACAATATAAATTCATCAGGAAAAATGGCAAAAATACAAATGCAAACATTGATGAAAAATTGTAAAAAATACAATATTTCTTTATATGATTTACATCATCCTGACCAAGGAATAGTCCATATTATTGGACCAGAAAAAGGATTAACATTACCTGGTTCTACTATTGTTTGCGGAGATTCTCATACTTCTACTCATGGTGCTTTTGGAGCTTTATCATTTGGAATAGGAACTTCAGAAGTAGAACATGTTTTAGCTACCCAGACATTATCACAAAATCGTTTAAAAAATATGAAAATTCAAGTTATTGGACGTGTAAAAGATAATGTTTCTGCTAAAGATATTGCATTATATATAGTAAGAAAAATAGGTACTTCTGGAGGAACAGGACATGTAGTTGAATTTTGTGGAGAAACTATTAGTAATTTGACTATGGAAGGAAGAATGACTATTTGTAATATGGCAATTGAGATGGGTGCAAAATCTGCTATAATTGCTCCAG belongs to Buchnera aphidicola (Anoecia corni) and includes:
- a CDS encoding beta-propeller fold lactonase family protein; this translates as MDKYIYISSPGDNSIKILKFFKKNITVVQEMYTKGQAQPISLSKKYKLIYVGIRPNYNITTYKILNNGKIEEISTFALPVPLNYIDINKENNLLVCSSYHGSLLIIVKLNENGIPITILNTFKNVNGCHCSKFYHLKNSIIATALKSDSIYIFNSINNKKHFERLQFLVEKKSGPRHLAFHPNKSFIFSINELNGTINVWKITNNKFGINNVQKINLLPKEYNNSICYWAADIHISPCGKYLYASERNNSIITLFEINQNNFKIFFKKRYFVEKQPRTFFIDKEKNLLSVVGEKSNFITIYKISKDNGELFPIIRSYAGENPVWVIMN
- the leuA gene encoding 2-isopropylmalate synthase; the protein is MKEKIIILDTTLRDGEQSLKSSMSIEEKLKIALSLEDLGVDFIEAGFPVSSPGDFKAVQTISNIIKNSRICSLARCIDKDIDVAAEAMNKSKQFRIHVFLGTSNLHITSKLQKTFNEIIEMAVKGIKRAKRYTDDVEFSCEDAGRTSIQNLCRIIEAVIDAGATTINIPDTVGFTIPSEYKKIISQVCNQVHNIGKAIISVHCHDDLGMATGNSISALEAGARQIEGTINGIGERAGNTALEEVILAIKIKEKLLNLYTSIKISNIYDTSKIVSSTCDILIPENKAIVGNNAFSHSSGIHQDGILKNRKNYEIIFPEDIGFKAKQLHLTSRSGRAAIKFYMDNMGYKEADYNLNVLYKKFLKLSDKIGQVFDYHLEILSFLDDKYKLTSFFLKSLKVELYSSNSYMVFIELLYGKNILKGQSLSKSNNLVNSITEVIINITNVPIILNNYKFVVQMQNKKEIGMISMSVLYKKRIFYSKTSSISFSKAIVKSLVIILNDIEKYNRAMLLAKS
- the leuB gene encoding 3-isopropylmalate dehydrogenase, which translates into the protein MKKEIKLTILPGDGIGPEVMEQGYKILKVLKKKFKLNISHCECDIGGIAIDKYGVSLPKCTIDSCSESDAVLLGSIGGPKWDNLPSHLRPEKSALLALRKHFNLFSNIRPAKIYPELHCLSPLRYDISKIGFDILYVRELTGGIYFGKPRGNSGCGLMEHSFDTEIYYKFEIERIAKIAFQLARLRKKRVTSVDKANVLNSSILWRKTVHSISKSYPDISLNHLYVDNAAMQIIKNPSQFDVILSSNLFGDILSDECAAIIGSIGMLPSASFNEKEFGIYEPSGGSAPDIAGKNIANPIAQILCISMFLHYTMKLPKLSYLLEKSVREALRIGYRTKDISDSKKYISTDEFGSQVAKLLSLRA
- the leuC gene encoding 3-isopropylmalate dehydratase large subunit — translated: MGKTIYEKIYNSHIIFQDENTIPIIYIDLHLLHEVTSPQAFLSLIDKNRNVRCPEKNFATMDHNVPTHSNNINSSGKMAKIQMQTLMKNCKKYNISLYDLHHPDQGIVHIIGPEKGLTLPGSTIVCGDSHTSTHGAFGALSFGIGTSEVEHVLATQTLSQNRLKNMKIQVIGRVKDNVSAKDIALYIVRKIGTSGGTGHVVEFCGETISNLTMEGRMTICNMAIEMGAKSAIIAPDNVTYKYLKNRTFVPKGDDFEKAIEFWKTLKSDMHAKFDKVYTLDVNNLSPQITWGTNPSQVINIEEKIPFISNYKNIIDQNSARRSLEYMNLKENVSLLSVKVDKVFIGSCTNGRIEDLREAADVIKNKKISNYVHAIVVPGSKSVKIKAEKEGLDKIFKSAGFEWRLPGCSMCLGMNKDVLNDGERCASTSNRNFEGRQGRGGRTHLVSPKMAAAAAIYGKFVDISK